From one Marinobacter sp. LV10MA510-1 genomic stretch:
- a CDS encoding DctP family TRAP transporter solute-binding subunit, which produces MKLLTAAISALALSVGPGAVMAACDDGEIVAKFSHVTNTDRHPKGIAASLLQKRVNEEMDGKMCIEVFPNSTLYDDDKVIEAMLRGDVQLAAPSLSKFERLTKQFRLFDLPFIFSDIEAVDRFQASDNGQAMLDSMQRRGLQGLAYWHNGMKQMSANAPLLEPLDAEGLKFRVQSSDVLVAQMEAIGGSPQKMAFSEVYGALQMGVVDGQENTWSNIYGKKFFEVQDGITETNHGVIDYLLVTSVDWLDSLDADVRDQFLQIVAEVSDARNSESSEVNQSAKQAIIDAGGVVRQLTPAQRDNWIEKMKPVWEKFMGDIGQENIDAAVNSNTSS; this is translated from the coding sequence ATGAAACTTCTGACTGCTGCAATATCGGCACTGGCCCTGAGCGTTGGCCCAGGGGCTGTAATGGCCGCCTGCGACGATGGCGAGATCGTCGCAAAGTTCAGCCACGTCACCAACACTGACAGGCATCCGAAGGGTATCGCCGCCTCGTTGTTGCAGAAGCGTGTAAACGAGGAAATGGATGGCAAGATGTGCATCGAAGTGTTTCCCAACTCCACTCTTTATGATGACGACAAGGTGATCGAGGCGATGCTTCGGGGCGACGTTCAGCTTGCCGCACCGTCACTCTCGAAATTCGAGAGACTGACCAAGCAGTTCCGCCTTTTCGATCTGCCCTTCATCTTCTCAGATATCGAAGCAGTGGATCGATTTCAGGCCTCCGATAATGGGCAGGCCATGCTTGACAGCATGCAGCGCCGCGGCCTTCAGGGCTTGGCCTATTGGCATAACGGCATGAAGCAGATGTCGGCCAATGCACCCCTACTGGAGCCTTTGGACGCCGAAGGGCTAAAATTCCGCGTTCAATCCTCCGACGTGTTGGTGGCGCAGATGGAGGCGATTGGAGGCAGCCCGCAGAAAATGGCCTTTTCCGAGGTTTACGGCGCGCTTCAGATGGGCGTTGTGGATGGTCAGGAAAACACCTGGTCCAACATTTACGGAAAAAAGTTCTTTGAGGTTCAGGACGGCATCACCGAGACCAATCACGGTGTAATCGACTATCTGCTTGTGACCAGCGTCGACTGGCTTGACAGCCTTGACGCTGATGTACGCGACCAGTTCCTGCAAATCGTGGCGGAAGTGTCCGATGCCCGCAATAGCGAATCCAGCGAGGTCAATCAAAGCGCCAAGCAGGCGATCATCGATGCCGGCGGCGTGGTGCGTCAACTGACACCCGCGCAGCGCGACAACTGGATTGAGAAGATGAAGCCCGTCTGGGAAAAATTCATGGGCGATATCGGGCAAGAGAATATCGACGCAGCCGTCAACTCGAACACCAGTTCGTAA
- a CDS encoding SDR family oxidoreductase — translation MNLLADKIAIVTGAASGFGAAIARRYVEEGAKVILADMNYEGAAKLAEELGERAHAVNCNVTSGKDVQLAVDECVRTFGVPDIVVNNAGTTHRNQPLLDVDEATFDRVFAVNVKSIFHMIHAVVPLMRERKNGSIINVGSVAGIRPRPGLTWYNSSKGAVNILSKSLAVELGPDGIRVNNICPVMGETALLEEFMGVPDTPENRARFISTVPLGRLSTPADVAAVAVFLATDEASFLNGVELPVDGGRVV, via the coding sequence ATGAATTTATTAGCAGACAAAATTGCAATCGTAACTGGCGCTGCCAGTGGTTTTGGCGCCGCCATTGCCCGGCGTTACGTGGAGGAGGGCGCCAAAGTCATCCTCGCTGACATGAACTATGAAGGTGCTGCCAAACTGGCGGAGGAACTCGGCGAAAGAGCGCATGCCGTCAATTGCAACGTGACCTCAGGCAAGGACGTCCAACTGGCTGTCGATGAATGTGTCCGTACCTTTGGTGTTCCGGACATCGTAGTCAACAACGCTGGTACCACTCATCGCAACCAGCCCCTGCTGGATGTGGATGAGGCAACCTTCGACCGTGTCTTTGCGGTCAACGTGAAATCCATCTTTCACATGATTCACGCTGTCGTGCCCTTGATGAGAGAGAGAAAAAATGGCTCCATCATCAACGTAGGCTCCGTTGCCGGCATCCGCCCCCGACCCGGGCTGACCTGGTACAACAGCTCAAAGGGGGCGGTCAATATACTGTCCAAGTCTCTCGCGGTCGAACTCGGCCCCGATGGTATCCGCGTTAACAACATCTGCCCGGTGATGGGTGAGACTGCGCTGCTTGAAGAGTTCATGGGTGTGCCCGATACACCGGAAAACCGCGCCAGGTTTATCAGCACCGTGCCCCTTGGCAGGCTCTCGACACCCGCGGACGTTGCGGCTGTTGCAGTATTCTTGGCAACGGATGAAGCATCCTTCTTGAATGGTGTCGAGCTACCCGTTGATGGTGGACGGGTCGTCTGA
- a CDS encoding zinc-dependent alcohol dehydrogenase family protein, which translates to MKIRSAVLREMSTATPYADSKPLKIEELTLEPPGPGEVMVRMIAAGLCHSDLSVISGVRPRPLPMALGHEASAEVVEVGAGVRSLEKGQKVVLVFVPSCGACLPCMEGRPALCEPGADANGKGEMLAGGYRLSADGKTVNHHCGVSAFADHAVVSAKSCVPIPDDIDPVDAAVFGCAVLTGMGAVVNTGKVSPGSSVMIVGLGGVGLSALLGARASGANPLIAVDVHQHKLDLALELGATHVVNARDDDAVAQVRELTRGGVDFAFEFAGSVSAMELAYGTTRRGGTSVTAGLPSPEARWPIQQVSLTTEERTVKGSYIGSCIPARDLPRYLGLYRNGRLPIDKLIGKRLALEDINEGFDGLASGNSLRDLIIF; encoded by the coding sequence ATGAAGATAAGATCCGCGGTGCTTAGAGAAATGAGTACGGCCACGCCCTACGCTGACAGCAAGCCGTTGAAAATCGAAGAGCTGACTCTGGAGCCACCTGGTCCTGGGGAAGTCATGGTGCGGATGATTGCAGCTGGCCTTTGCCACTCCGATCTCTCGGTCATCAGCGGAGTGCGTCCACGACCACTGCCAATGGCGCTAGGTCATGAAGCCAGCGCCGAAGTCGTTGAGGTTGGTGCCGGAGTCAGGTCGCTGGAGAAGGGGCAGAAAGTAGTACTGGTGTTTGTGCCCAGCTGCGGTGCCTGTCTGCCATGCATGGAGGGACGACCGGCTTTGTGCGAGCCTGGCGCCGACGCCAACGGCAAAGGCGAAATGCTCGCCGGAGGGTATCGGCTGTCGGCAGACGGAAAGACCGTTAATCATCACTGCGGCGTTTCGGCGTTCGCGGACCATGCGGTTGTTTCTGCCAAATCCTGTGTGCCCATTCCCGACGACATTGATCCCGTTGACGCTGCAGTGTTCGGCTGCGCGGTTCTGACCGGTATGGGTGCGGTAGTGAACACCGGCAAGGTGTCCCCGGGTTCCTCGGTGATGATCGTTGGATTGGGAGGCGTAGGACTCAGCGCTTTGCTGGGGGCCCGGGCGTCGGGGGCGAACCCCCTCATCGCTGTGGATGTCCATCAGCACAAGCTCGACCTGGCACTGGAGCTCGGCGCGACGCACGTGGTCAACGCCCGTGACGATGACGCGGTGGCGCAGGTCCGAGAGCTGACCCGGGGCGGTGTCGATTTCGCGTTTGAGTTCGCGGGTTCCGTGTCGGCGATGGAGCTGGCTTACGGCACGACCCGCCGTGGTGGCACCTCGGTAACTGCGGGCTTGCCCAGTCCGGAGGCGCGCTGGCCTATTCAGCAGGTGAGCCTGACCACAGAAGAGCGCACCGTAAAGGGCAGCTACATCGGCTCCTGTATTCCAGCACGGGATCTGCCCCGCTACCTTGGCCTGTACCGCAATGGTCGGCTGCCGATTGACAAGCTTATCGGGAAACGCCTGGCGCTGGAGGACATCAATGAAGGCTTTGATGGCCTGGCGTCTGGCAATAGCCTCCGCGATCTGATTATTTTCTAG
- a CDS encoding aldehyde dehydrogenase family protein, whose protein sequence is MKKLFIGGEWVAPAQADGIPVYFPATGESYDEIARGQASDIDSAVKAARAAVNGLWGKTTATERGRILMKIGESVLANQEELAGIEAKDTGKPLELARKDIQALARYFEFYGSAADKVHGQVIPYLSGYSVNIVRQPFGVVGHIIPWNYPAQMLGRTVAPALAMGNASVVKPAEDACMTSLRFAEIATDAGLPAGALNIVTGYGREAGAALSEHPDVNMITFTGSPQVGTTIQTAAAQNHVKCVLELGGKCPQLVFDDADLDKAIPVIVGAIVQNAGQTCSAGSRVLIQEGIFDEVLDRVAARFRELRVGGPDSAPDCGPIITHAQYGRVKQFIAECLDSGLQPVAEGSFAEGTAEGGYYVKPTLFGPVPRDHKLAREEVFGPVLAAIPFKDEDDAIAVANGTDYGLVASVWTENGARQHRIANRLEGGQVFINCYGAGGGVELPFGGVRKSGHGREKGFLALDEFSHTKTIVNHYQQ, encoded by the coding sequence ATGAAAAAACTGTTTATTGGTGGTGAATGGGTAGCGCCTGCGCAAGCAGACGGAATCCCCGTCTACTTTCCGGCAACCGGCGAGTCCTACGACGAGATAGCCCGTGGCCAGGCGAGTGATATAGATTCGGCTGTAAAGGCTGCGCGCGCAGCGGTGAACGGGTTATGGGGCAAGACCACCGCCACCGAACGCGGACGCATCCTGATGAAGATCGGCGAGTCGGTGCTGGCGAATCAGGAAGAACTCGCGGGTATCGAGGCTAAAGACACTGGCAAACCACTTGAACTGGCCCGCAAGGATATCCAGGCTCTGGCGCGCTATTTTGAATTCTATGGCAGTGCAGCAGACAAGGTACACGGGCAGGTCATTCCCTACCTGTCCGGCTACTCGGTCAATATCGTGCGGCAGCCGTTCGGCGTCGTGGGTCATATCATACCGTGGAACTACCCGGCCCAGATGCTCGGACGTACCGTAGCCCCGGCTCTGGCCATGGGGAATGCCTCGGTGGTCAAACCGGCAGAAGATGCCTGTATGACGTCCCTGCGTTTTGCGGAAATTGCGACTGACGCAGGTCTGCCCGCCGGCGCTCTCAACATCGTCACCGGTTACGGTCGCGAAGCCGGAGCCGCACTTTCCGAGCATCCTGACGTGAACATGATTACCTTTACCGGCTCACCGCAAGTCGGCACCACCATCCAGACAGCCGCGGCACAGAATCATGTCAAATGCGTTCTCGAGCTGGGAGGCAAGTGCCCTCAACTGGTGTTCGATGATGCCGATCTCGATAAAGCAATTCCGGTGATTGTCGGTGCCATCGTCCAGAACGCGGGACAGACCTGCTCGGCAGGAAGCCGGGTGCTGATCCAGGAAGGTATTTTTGACGAGGTCCTGGACCGGGTTGCAGCGCGGTTCCGCGAGCTTCGCGTCGGCGGTCCTGACAGTGCTCCGGACTGCGGCCCGATCATCACCCATGCCCAGTATGGACGGGTGAAGCAGTTTATTGCCGAGTGTCTGGACAGCGGCCTCCAGCCTGTGGCGGAGGGCTCCTTCGCAGAAGGAACGGCGGAAGGCGGCTACTACGTCAAACCCACTCTTTTCGGGCCGGTACCGCGGGATCACAAGCTGGCACGCGAGGAAGTCTTCGGCCCGGTTCTGGCTGCTATCCCGTTCAAGGATGAAGACGACGCAATCGCAGTCGCCAACGGTACGGACTATGGTCTGGTGGCCTCTGTCTGGACCGAGAACGGCGCGCGTCAGCATCGGATCGCCAACAGGCTCGAAGGCGGTCAGGTCTTTATCAATTGCTACGGTGCCGGCGGCGGTGTCGAACTACCGTTCGGCGGCGTTCGCAAGAGTGGCCACGGACGTGAAAAAGGTTTTCTTGCGCTGGATGAGTTCAGTCACACCAAAACCATCGTCAACCATTACCAGCAATAA
- a CDS encoding ABC transporter ATP-binding protein, producing the protein MLKLENVSARIDNVEVLRNISVDLPAGSIVAVVGRNGAGKTTLLKAVMGLLRLEEGDISFDGQSLSRVKAHERVLLGIGYAPQERVMFPSMSVEENLRFPCQIARYSKAQIDESLKLTLEIVPQLEELLPRSGAALSGGQGKMAALGRALMVGSHMVLLDEPFQGLAPALAAQYSDALQRLHQKMPDLSIVITESNAGLLKDIPDKVMYIERGALLPEPAASESTNQSAVGAQL; encoded by the coding sequence ATGCTGAAACTGGAAAATGTCAGTGCCCGCATCGATAACGTCGAGGTGCTGAGGAATATCTCTGTAGACCTTCCTGCCGGCTCCATCGTTGCCGTAGTCGGTCGCAACGGCGCCGGCAAGACAACACTGCTGAAGGCCGTCATGGGTTTGTTGCGTCTTGAGGAAGGCGACATTTCATTCGATGGGCAGAGCCTGTCCAGAGTTAAGGCACACGAGCGCGTTCTGCTGGGCATCGGCTACGCACCCCAGGAACGGGTCATGTTTCCCTCAATGAGCGTTGAGGAAAATCTCCGCTTTCCCTGTCAGATCGCCCGCTACAGCAAGGCACAGATCGATGAGAGCTTAAAGTTGACGCTGGAAATCGTGCCTCAGTTAGAGGAGCTTCTGCCTCGCTCAGGGGCGGCGCTGTCCGGCGGTCAGGGTAAAATGGCGGCTTTGGGCCGGGCGCTGATGGTGGGCTCGCACATGGTGTTGCTGGACGAACCGTTTCAGGGGCTTGCGCCTGCACTGGCGGCCCAGTACAGCGACGCGCTGCAACGTCTGCACCAGAAAATGCCCGATTTGTCTATTGTTATAACCGAATCAAACGCCGGCCTTCTGAAAGACATACCGGATAAGGTCATGTACATCGAGCGGGGCGCTCTGCTTCCCGAGCCGGCTGCGTCTGAATCTACCAACCAGTCCGCTGTTGGTGCCCAACTCTAA
- a CDS encoding ABC transporter ATP-binding protein gives MTALLETRGLSLSFGGIVAADNIDFSIQEGERLAVIGQNGAGKTTFINICTGLIQPDSGSVMFDGKVITARSPRDIVRRGMARSFQIPQLFMEHTVRQCLELSGVARQRKLSLFTSLGKANDGPGVDHILELVGLRERQHELCDSLPEGQRKLLDVAMSLMLRPRLLIMDEPTSGVSTEEKYDLMEILMDALEEQKTTSIFVEHDVDIVKRYASRVAAWISGAVAADGAPDTVLADPNIQREVLGI, from the coding sequence ATGACAGCCTTGCTCGAAACTCGGGGCTTGTCCCTTTCCTTCGGCGGAATAGTCGCCGCCGATAACATCGACTTCAGCATTCAGGAAGGGGAGCGGCTCGCAGTCATCGGCCAGAACGGCGCTGGCAAAACCACCTTCATCAATATCTGTACCGGGTTGATCCAGCCCGACAGCGGCAGCGTCATGTTTGACGGCAAGGTGATCACTGCCCGTTCTCCAAGGGATATAGTACGCCGGGGCATGGCGCGGTCGTTCCAGATCCCCCAGCTTTTCATGGAGCATACGGTCAGGCAGTGCCTTGAGCTTTCCGGGGTGGCGCGCCAGCGAAAGCTGTCGCTGTTCACCAGTCTGGGCAAGGCCAATGATGGCCCCGGGGTTGACCATATCCTGGAACTTGTAGGTCTGCGCGAACGCCAGCACGAACTTTGCGACAGCCTGCCGGAAGGGCAGCGGAAGCTCCTGGATGTGGCGATGTCGCTGATGCTGCGGCCAAGGCTGCTCATCATGGACGAGCCTACCAGCGGGGTTTCGACGGAAGAGAAGTATGACCTGATGGAGATACTTATGGACGCACTGGAGGAGCAGAAGACCACCTCGATCTTCGTTGAGCATGATGTGGACATCGTTAAACGCTATGCCAGTCGCGTTGCGGCCTGGATCTCCGGAGCAGTGGCTGCGGATGGCGCTCCCGATACGGTCCTGGCTGACCCCAACATCCAGCGGGAAGTCCTGGGTATCTGA
- a CDS encoding branched-chain amino acid ABC transporter permease, producing MKKRLLIAGIVFLAVLGLSIAFPWMRVSLIMALVFGTAALGVVVLLRAGQISFGHAMYMLISGYTVAFLSEAFPGADGIVLVLAGTGVSLVTGMVLGLFLVRYRGIFFGMLNLAISMVIFTVVTKFYGLTGGSDGMRIPRPSLFGVDMDRAGYEATLLIILLVLAVALVFSVQQFFRSSAGEAMAAIKTNEDRLEYLGVSAKKLLWQGYTLSAGLCGLAGAFYGLSQGLVTPEAGYWLKSGELVFISILGGSAHAIGVFVAALLFEFVKLYASILVGGAWQLMLGVILIAIIYFLPDGLTSLFRKKRKTAEVRS from the coding sequence ATGAAAAAGCGTTTATTAATAGCAGGCATTGTTTTTCTCGCTGTGTTGGGGTTATCCATCGCGTTCCCATGGATGCGGGTTTCGCTGATCATGGCACTGGTCTTCGGCACCGCGGCACTGGGTGTGGTTGTGCTATTGCGGGCGGGACAGATTTCCTTCGGCCATGCGATGTATATGCTGATTTCGGGCTACACCGTGGCGTTTCTGAGCGAGGCCTTCCCGGGAGCGGATGGCATTGTACTGGTCCTGGCCGGAACCGGGGTCAGTCTTGTAACCGGCATGGTTCTGGGGCTCTTTCTGGTGCGCTACCGCGGCATTTTCTTCGGCATGCTGAATTTGGCCATTTCCATGGTGATATTCACCGTAGTCACCAAATTCTACGGCTTGACTGGAGGTTCTGATGGTATGCGGATCCCCCGCCCCAGCCTGTTTGGCGTCGACATGGACAGGGCGGGATACGAGGCCACTTTGCTGATAATTCTGCTGGTTCTTGCGGTCGCGCTGGTGTTTTCAGTGCAGCAGTTTTTCCGCTCATCCGCAGGTGAGGCCATGGCGGCCATCAAAACCAATGAGGACAGGCTCGAATATCTCGGAGTTTCTGCCAAAAAGCTGCTGTGGCAGGGATACACCCTGTCCGCCGGGCTTTGCGGTCTGGCGGGGGCATTCTACGGACTGTCACAGGGTCTGGTAACACCTGAGGCGGGCTACTGGCTCAAGTCGGGCGAACTGGTGTTCATCTCGATCCTGGGCGGGTCTGCCCATGCGATAGGTGTATTCGTGGCAGCGCTGCTGTTCGAATTCGTCAAGTTGTATGCCTCGATTCTAGTGGGCGGAGCTTGGCAGCTCATGCTCGGGGTGATCCTGATCGCCATCATCTACTTTCTGCCGGACGGCCTTACAAGCCTGTTCAGGAAGAAACGAAAGACTGCGGAGGTGCGCTCATGA
- a CDS encoding branched-chain amino acid ABC transporter permease, translating to MGVDTLLLALIDGVSYAGLLFLVALGLTFIFGVVRVLNVAHGSLYAFGGYTAASMGIWFAQGSGSITLSILALILGAGIVGVILGYGLMLLLHPFRDRDPIILLLVTFGAFMVLEDVQVMIWGTQPYFVSDVVFQMGDSELLGVVFMNYQLWFIPSVALAVYVLLRWFLKHSLKGRQIIAVTHDREVATALGVNASSIASLTFIIGATLGALGGALASPTTSLVPGVGADMIVLSFAVVATAGLGQISGALIVALMIGISRSLSVYFLPQFEVVMPYLIMMAVLLIRPQGLFTVAEARRI from the coding sequence ATGGGGGTAGACACTCTTCTGCTAGCACTTATTGATGGAGTGTCATACGCAGGGCTACTGTTTCTGGTAGCCCTTGGCCTGACCTTTATCTTTGGTGTGGTCCGTGTGCTAAACGTTGCGCACGGCAGTCTTTATGCGTTTGGCGGCTATACTGCCGCCAGCATGGGGATCTGGTTCGCGCAGGGGTCAGGCTCAATCACACTGTCGATACTGGCGCTGATTCTCGGTGCAGGTATCGTCGGTGTCATCCTGGGTTATGGACTGATGCTATTGCTACACCCGTTCCGCGACAGGGACCCCATCATTCTGCTGCTTGTCACCTTCGGTGCTTTCATGGTGCTTGAAGACGTGCAGGTGATGATCTGGGGCACTCAGCCTTACTTCGTATCCGATGTCGTGTTCCAGATGGGAGACAGCGAACTGCTGGGAGTTGTGTTCATGAACTATCAGCTTTGGTTTATCCCGTCGGTTGCCCTTGCGGTTTATGTGCTTCTGCGCTGGTTCCTCAAGCACAGCCTCAAAGGACGGCAGATCATCGCGGTGACCCATGATCGGGAAGTGGCGACGGCGCTAGGGGTGAACGCTAGCAGTATCGCCTCTTTGACCTTCATTATTGGCGCCACTCTGGGCGCTTTGGGCGGAGCGTTGGCTTCCCCTACAACGTCACTGGTTCCAGGAGTTGGGGCAGATATGATCGTGCTGTCATTCGCCGTAGTGGCAACAGCCGGTCTCGGGCAGATTTCGGGGGCGCTGATTGTGGCACTGATGATCGGTATCTCCCGCTCCCTGAGTGTTTACTTCCTTCCCCAGTTCGAAGTGGTGATGCCTTATCTCATCATGATGGCCGTCTTGCTCATCCGGCCGCAGGGGCTATTTACTGTGGCAGAAGCGCGGAGGATTTGA
- a CDS encoding ABC transporter substrate-binding protein codes for MFFKRFLRKTTLALSLLSVMSAVQATEGDKPEEIILGITTFLSGPASVFGVPGKDAAEIYLEELNADGGIHGVPVRPIFIDEGKGVSGMLSDYRRVVQAEKADLMMAAISSGNCKALGPVAEDLKVVNIMWDCGTEKALEGLNYKYVVRSQANAVTEMVASVLYLLKVHPDFKTIAVVNQDYAWGHDSWEIFSTVLKQMKPDVEVVAEFFPRFGAPDYSSQISRLQALKPDVVFSSSWGGDLDTFTTQAFQRGLFRDSKFFLALAESSLERLGSKLPEGVLVGARGDHYFLHPEYVNDPKHSDFVSKYLEKTGSQPIYPVYHMVQAMEAMVGAYDKAIAANDGNWPNKEQLAEALHGLTFRGLTSDVTIRPEDGQGLEDQLFGVTTSSDEYDFRILKDIMIVPAELVTTPAGESTSEWLTTLNADLLDEVDFYSEGNGDAK; via the coding sequence ATGTTTTTCAAAAGATTTTTACGTAAGACAACCCTTGCCTTATCTTTACTTTCGGTCATGTCAGCTGTTCAGGCTACCGAAGGCGATAAGCCAGAAGAAATCATCCTTGGAATAACGACCTTTCTGAGTGGGCCCGCCTCGGTCTTTGGTGTTCCTGGCAAAGACGCTGCTGAGATCTACCTGGAAGAACTCAATGCGGATGGTGGCATCCACGGGGTTCCCGTCAGGCCAATTTTTATTGATGAAGGCAAAGGCGTCAGCGGTATGCTGTCGGATTACCGCCGTGTGGTCCAGGCCGAAAAAGCTGATTTGATGATGGCTGCGATCTCGAGTGGCAACTGCAAGGCCCTGGGTCCGGTGGCAGAGGATCTGAAAGTCGTCAATATCATGTGGGACTGTGGTACCGAGAAAGCGTTAGAGGGGCTAAATTACAAATATGTGGTTCGTTCCCAGGCCAATGCCGTTACCGAAATGGTTGCCAGCGTACTGTATCTTCTGAAGGTTCACCCCGACTTCAAAACCATTGCGGTAGTGAACCAAGATTATGCTTGGGGCCACGATTCCTGGGAAATCTTCAGCACTGTGCTGAAACAGATGAAGCCCGACGTGGAGGTGGTTGCCGAGTTTTTCCCGAGATTCGGAGCGCCTGATTACTCCTCGCAGATCAGTCGCTTGCAGGCCCTCAAACCGGATGTGGTTTTCTCTTCCTCCTGGGGCGGCGATCTGGATACGTTCACGACCCAAGCCTTCCAACGCGGCCTTTTCCGCGATTCCAAGTTCTTTCTGGCGCTGGCCGAGTCCTCACTGGAGCGTCTGGGGTCCAAGTTGCCTGAAGGTGTGCTGGTGGGTGCCCGGGGCGATCACTACTTCCTGCATCCGGAATACGTCAACGATCCCAAGCACAGTGACTTTGTTAGCAAGTACCTTGAAAAGACAGGCTCCCAGCCCATTTATCCCGTCTACCACATGGTTCAGGCCATGGAAGCGATGGTCGGGGCATACGACAAAGCAATTGCTGCCAACGACGGCAATTGGCCGAACAAGGAGCAACTAGCCGAGGCACTGCACGGGCTTACCTTCCGAGGCTTGACCAGTGATGTCACCATTCGTCCCGAAGATGGCCAAGGCCTCGAAGATCAGCTCTTTGGTGTTACCACCTCGAGCGATGAATACGACTTTCGTATCCTCAAGGACATCATGATCGTACCTGCGGAACTGGTCACTACACCGGCCGGTGAAAGCACGTCGGAGTGGCTCACCACCCTCAATGCCGATCTGCTTGATGAAGTGGACTTCTACAGCGAAGGCAACGGAGATGCCAAGTAA
- the tnpC gene encoding IS66 family transposase, translated as MKIDNIDVDSAIASVKNLLEKERDLSPSLKAALEVLLVLVALLLNRTTLNSKNSSKPPSTDPNRDKSSRKGSSNSKPGGQKGRIGTTLRPVDDPDAVKALKVDRRSLPKGRRYQEDGYETRQVIDIDIARFVTEYRAQVIKDDQGNRFVAAFPDRVNRSVQYGIGIKANAVYMSQFQLLPYDRIRDHFQEQMGIPVSAGSVFNFNKEAYEKLDHFEQWAKAQLAKSDLMHVDETGINLDGKRHWLHCASNSALTLLYPHTKRGTEAMDEMGVLPFFSGVLCHDHWKPYYRYACTHSLCNAHHLRELERAWEQDDQHWAKAMKTLLIDMNTTVADAGGRLPATDAERWRQRYRQRLEEADSECPPPDESQREAGKRGRLKRSKARNLLERLRNFEHDVLRFMDVEYVPFTNNQGENDLRMTKVQQKISGCFRSMAGAKIFCRVRSYLSTCRKQGMSATEALPLLFQGKSPAFMDTDEPIAKLSDSTGLTRPQVI; from the coding sequence TTGAAAATAGACAACATCGACGTTGATTCGGCAATCGCCTCCGTCAAGAACCTTCTTGAGAAAGAGCGTGACCTGTCACCTTCACTCAAGGCCGCTCTGGAAGTGCTGCTCGTTTTGGTGGCGCTACTGCTCAACCGCACGACGCTCAATAGTAAAAATAGTAGTAAGCCGCCCTCAACGGATCCGAACCGTGACAAATCTTCCAGAAAGGGTTCCAGCAATAGCAAGCCTGGCGGACAGAAGGGGCGTATCGGAACCACCTTGCGGCCAGTCGATGATCCTGATGCCGTGAAAGCGCTGAAAGTCGATCGACGCTCTCTGCCAAAAGGACGGCGGTATCAAGAGGACGGTTATGAAACACGGCAGGTCATCGATATTGATATCGCGCGATTCGTGACTGAATACCGAGCACAGGTTATTAAAGACGATCAGGGAAATCGATTTGTTGCTGCCTTTCCGGACAGGGTCAATCGGTCGGTTCAGTATGGCATCGGCATCAAGGCCAATGCGGTCTATATGTCGCAGTTTCAGCTGTTGCCCTATGACCGAATCCGTGACCACTTTCAGGAGCAGATGGGTATTCCGGTCAGTGCCGGCTCTGTCTTCAATTTCAACAAAGAGGCCTACGAGAAGCTGGATCATTTCGAGCAGTGGGCGAAAGCTCAGCTCGCCAAGTCTGATCTCATGCATGTTGATGAGACCGGCATCAACCTGGACGGGAAGCGCCACTGGTTGCACTGCGCGTCCAATAGCGCATTGACGCTGCTCTACCCCCACACCAAGCGTGGCACCGAGGCCATGGACGAGATGGGCGTCTTGCCCTTCTTCAGCGGGGTGCTGTGTCACGATCATTGGAAGCCGTACTACCGTTACGCGTGCACCCATTCCCTGTGCAATGCACACCATCTTCGGGAGCTGGAGAGGGCATGGGAGCAGGACGATCAACACTGGGCCAAGGCGATGAAAACACTGCTGATCGATATGAACACAACGGTAGCGGATGCCGGTGGCCGCTTGCCAGCCACTGACGCTGAACGGTGGCGACAGCGCTACCGACAACGTCTCGAAGAAGCAGATAGTGAATGTCCACCTCCCGATGAGAGCCAGCGAGAGGCAGGGAAACGAGGCAGGCTAAAACGATCAAAAGCCCGAAACTTGCTGGAAAGGTTACGAAACTTTGAGCACGACGTTCTGCGTTTTATGGATGTCGAGTACGTCCCCTTCACCAACAATCAGGGGGAGAATGACCTGCGCATGACGAAAGTGCAGCAGAAAATATCCGGTTGTTTTCGATCCATGGCGGGGGCGAAGATCTTTTGTCGTGTTCGCAGTTACCTGTCAACGTGTCGTAAGCAGGGGATGTCAGCCACAGAGGCTCTGCCTTTACTCTTTCAGGGTAAAAGCCCTGCGTTTATGGATACCGATGAGCCAATTGCAAAACTCTCGGATAGTACAGGCCTAACAAGGCCACAGGTAATCTAA